The following are from one region of the Paenibacillus sp. JZ16 genome:
- a CDS encoding GerMN domain-containing protein, protein MKKGIYLAIAICAISILAVGCGSKPTSSDPVQGSDPASTAPVPSANQDEEGEQSQEIQVFYADGQLYKLEQSTKKITFEDDSDKYSKTFAALKSNDQTELISLWNSIDLLSSTFNQGKLTLDVHIPDEARLGAGGELLAIDALKETFFQFEEISSIDLLVDGDATESLMGHVELEHPLTRE, encoded by the coding sequence ATGAAAAAAGGGATCTATCTTGCTATCGCAATTTGTGCCATAAGCATACTAGCGGTGGGGTGTGGTAGCAAGCCTACTTCTTCTGATCCAGTGCAGGGTTCTGACCCTGCAAGTACTGCACCCGTGCCATCAGCTAATCAGGACGAGGAGGGCGAACAATCTCAAGAAATTCAGGTTTTTTACGCGGACGGCCAACTATACAAACTAGAACAAAGTACGAAGAAAATTACTTTTGAGGATGACTCCGACAAATACAGTAAAACGTTTGCTGCCCTTAAAAGTAACGATCAAACTGAATTGATCTCATTGTGGAATAGTATTGATTTACTCTCATCAACGTTTAATCAAGGAAAATTGACACTTGATGTGCATATTCCGGATGAAGCAAGATTAGGTGCTGGAGGAGAACTTCTAGCCATCGATGCCCTGAAAGAAACATTTTTTCAGTTTGAAGAAATAAGCAGTATTGATCTGCTTGTTGACGGAGATGCAACTGAAAGCTTAATGGGTCATGTGGAATTAGAACATCCACTAACCCGTGAATAA
- a CDS encoding YxeA family protein — MKKTVQVLGLIIVIGACLWMFFWDSEKLTPENSAGKNIYYTMITGLGIQDDNGRYNYELTSYNVKGNERRLGFSTGKQLREGAYVQLYHTLLRGVTHWEEVAFEELPEAVQGRYRQ, encoded by the coding sequence TTGAAAAAAACAGTACAAGTCCTGGGGCTCATCATCGTGATTGGAGCATGCTTGTGGATGTTCTTCTGGGATTCGGAGAAGCTGACCCCTGAAAATTCTGCAGGAAAAAACATCTATTATACGATGATAACCGGCCTCGGTATTCAAGATGACAATGGACGTTACAACTATGAGCTGACTTCATATAATGTGAAAGGAAATGAACGCAGGCTTGGGTTTTCGACCGGAAAGCAATTAAGAGAAGGAGCTTATGTACAGCTATATCACACGCTGCTTCGGGGGGTCACGCATTGGGAAGAGGTTGCCTTCGAGGAACTGCCTGAAGCGGTTCAGGGGCGATATCGACAATAA
- a CDS encoding ABC transporter permease, which translates to MKRSISAEWIKLRHSRIGLIIAVLPILSLLIGCANYYFNQDALQNGWYSLWTQVALFYGVFFLPILISICCSYIGRLEHLNRNWNMVMTSPVSIASVFLAKWMVVGILILFAQVLFMGLYWLAGTLFSLPGHFPVETIGWMIRGWYACMSITALQLGLSLRIRSFATPIGISLCAVFIGLGMYIAKLGIFFPFSLLNIGMSVMSQDPLTGMQNILFWLINLAFIIIFSSMSIRRLKNKDIVSS; encoded by the coding sequence GATAAAACTGCGTCATTCTCGAATTGGCCTTATCATCGCGGTACTTCCAATTCTAAGTTTGTTGATTGGATGTGCGAATTATTATTTTAACCAGGACGCCCTGCAAAATGGTTGGTACAGCCTGTGGACCCAAGTCGCCCTATTCTACGGTGTGTTTTTCCTGCCTATTCTGATTTCCATCTGCTGTTCCTATATTGGTAGGCTGGAGCATTTAAACCGGAATTGGAATATGGTTATGACCTCTCCTGTTTCGATTGCCAGCGTGTTTCTTGCCAAATGGATGGTAGTCGGCATATTAATCTTGTTCGCACAAGTACTGTTCATGGGACTCTATTGGCTGGCAGGCACCTTATTCTCCTTACCAGGGCATTTCCCTGTAGAAACTATAGGTTGGATGATCCGTGGATGGTATGCGTGTATGTCCATAACTGCTCTACAATTGGGGCTTTCGCTGCGGATCCGCAGCTTTGCCACGCCGATCGGCATTAGTTTGTGCGCGGTCTTTATTGGTCTGGGTATGTATATTGCCAAGTTAGGAATATTTTTCCCGTTCTCGTTACTCAACATCGGGATGAGTGTGATGAGTCAAGATCCGTTAACAGGCATGCAGAACATTCTGTTTTGGTTGATCAATTTGGCTTTCATTATCATTTTTTCATCGATGTCTATTCGCCGGTTGAAGAATAAAGACATTGTATCATCCTGA
- a CDS encoding (S)-benzoin forming benzil reductase, with the protein MKHIIITGTSRGIGESLANQLIDKNHHLICISRTTNQRIIDLAKERDCKIDYFNFDLTNIGEIDQLFEDIFSQIELYSNDEGIYLINNAAMLTPVSPIERIETEKIIENIHLNLLAPMIIIANYLKRSKDMNVDKRILNISSASAKFLLPSQSCYSTAKAGLDSFTKSIDIEQKLVTYPAKVVAIYPGMIDTNLQSEIRSVSNDLFPYVNEFIQLSEEGKLQTPEYTAHKLIEILLSEDFGKAVVIETIDQ; encoded by the coding sequence TTGAAACATATTATTATTACAGGTACATCAAGAGGTATCGGTGAATCTTTGGCTAATCAATTAATCGATAAGAACCACCACCTTATATGCATCTCTAGAACCACGAACCAACGGATTATCGATCTAGCCAAGGAGAGAGACTGCAAAATTGATTATTTTAATTTTGATTTAACAAACATTGGCGAGATTGATCAACTTTTCGAAGACATCTTCAGTCAAATTGAGCTTTATTCCAACGATGAGGGGATTTATCTTATCAATAATGCCGCCATGTTGACTCCAGTGAGCCCAATTGAACGGATAGAAACTGAAAAAATAATAGAGAACATCCATTTAAATCTATTAGCACCAATGATAATAATCGCAAACTATCTTAAACGTAGCAAAGATATGAATGTGGACAAAAGAATTCTAAATATATCCTCAGCATCTGCAAAATTTTTATTACCGTCACAAAGCTGTTACAGTACTGCAAAAGCTGGCCTTGACTCGTTTACTAAAAGTATAGACATCGAGCAAAAGCTCGTGACATATCCAGCAAAAGTAGTCGCTATATATCCAGGTATGATCGACACCAATTTACAATCGGAAATTCGATCCGTAAGTAATGATCTTTTCCCATATGTTAATGAATTCATTCAACTTTCTGAGGAAGGGAAATTACAAACGCCTGAATACACTGCGCACAAATTAATCGAGATTCTGCTAAGCGAAGATTTTGGTAAAGCTGTTGTTATTGAAACCATTGATCAATGA
- a CDS encoding TetR/AcrR family transcriptional regulator, with protein sequence MHFFKRSVVKLLTVHCYNPYNGINSNEGSLRVIKKREITSSHIIQAAYELFAEHGIERTSLGLISKKVGITKSSIYYHFATKEELISRTFEYIFKDHYFAAYFDNESVNKDNFIETIIRGGLNMLPSDGQEYRSTLRVLSEFTMLAERDDQFRAPLLKVQQDFVNGFYNLLSKGAEWDLVEPTKIEVSSKILALLIDNLSRCKMMKMDLEYQMIWEETVNRIMIRENT encoded by the coding sequence ATGCACTTTTTTAAACGATCGGTCGTTAAATTATTGACAGTACATTGTTATAATCCTTATAATGGCATTAATTCAAATGAAGGGAGCCTGAGGGTTATCAAGAAAAGAGAGATTACATCAAGTCATATCATCCAAGCAGCATATGAGCTGTTTGCAGAGCATGGGATAGAGAGAACGAGTTTGGGGTTGATTTCAAAAAAAGTAGGCATAACCAAATCCTCTATATACTACCATTTTGCAACAAAAGAAGAGTTGATTAGCCGAACCTTTGAGTATATTTTTAAAGATCATTATTTTGCTGCTTACTTTGATAATGAATCCGTTAATAAAGACAATTTTATAGAGACGATAATTAGAGGCGGTTTAAACATGCTGCCAAGCGATGGCCAAGAGTATCGTTCAACCTTAAGAGTGCTTAGTGAGTTCACGATGCTAGCCGAGCGTGATGACCAATTTAGAGCTCCCTTATTGAAAGTTCAACAAGATTTTGTCAACGGTTTTTATAATTTATTGTCAAAAGGCGCCGAATGGGATCTAGTTGAACCTACAAAAATCGAAGTAAGTTCTAAAATTCTCGCCCTGCTTATTGATAATTTGTCTAGATGCAAAATGATGAAGATGGATTTGGAATATCAGATGATTTGGGAAGAGACTGTTAATCGAATTATGATTCGAGAAAATACATAG
- a CDS encoding N-acetylmuramoyl-L-alanine amidase family protein produces the protein MKKSIMMLLFTALLLFLNPMHAQAATNQTKIFLDGQELGLPNSVEVVNVRNNIMIPIRVVAENLKFNVNWDKKTQNVHIQQGSKAISLTVGKNEALVENNTVTLNVAPQMIKNTVVVPMRFVSEEMGLSVGWNNKDKIVTLSSNTSLPSQPSNESGIEATTKQIHEINYANNQLVVSLDHEVTPVITTLQNPERIVVDFPSTNLGDMGQALSSGAMERLDTSESPNITDIRYSLFKNDPAQVRIVIELNNVRSVNYEQQTIAGKFILDLSMVNDPAPATPVNSGKKIVVIDPGHGGSDPGTISFTKKPEKIFTLALGLKVQALLQQEPSIEVIMTRETDIYPTRSERVKLANDLKADVFVSIHGNSVKAAPQVSGTETYYYQRESSKELADLIHKNLIKALGFQDRGVKNGNYQVIRETTMSAVLLEVGFLSNKSEEEAMMSETNQNKAAQAIVDGIKEYLTL, from the coding sequence ATGAAGAAATCTATAATGATGCTACTGTTTACTGCACTGCTACTCTTTCTAAACCCTATGCACGCTCAAGCGGCTACAAATCAAACAAAAATATTTTTAGATGGCCAGGAGCTTGGGTTACCTAATTCTGTTGAAGTCGTTAATGTACGCAACAACATCATGATTCCAATTCGAGTAGTCGCTGAGAATTTAAAGTTCAATGTGAACTGGGACAAAAAAACACAAAATGTACATATTCAACAAGGTTCTAAAGCAATTTCATTGACTGTTGGAAAAAATGAGGCTTTAGTCGAAAACAACACTGTGACGCTCAACGTTGCTCCTCAAATGATTAAGAATACGGTTGTCGTACCCATGCGTTTTGTTAGTGAAGAAATGGGTCTGAGCGTTGGCTGGAATAACAAAGACAAGATTGTTACTCTATCTAGCAATACATCCCTTCCATCCCAACCCTCTAATGAAAGTGGGATCGAAGCAACCACTAAGCAAATTCATGAAATAAACTATGCAAATAACCAACTGGTGGTTTCGTTAGACCATGAAGTTACTCCAGTCATAACTACTCTTCAAAACCCTGAACGAATCGTCGTGGATTTCCCATCTACCAACTTGGGAGATATGGGACAAGCACTCTCTAGCGGAGCCATGGAGAGATTGGATACTAGTGAATCTCCAAATATTACCGATATACGTTATTCTCTTTTCAAAAATGACCCTGCTCAAGTTCGAATCGTGATTGAATTAAACAATGTTCGTTCGGTCAATTATGAGCAGCAGACCATCGCCGGCAAATTCATCCTTGATTTGAGTATGGTAAACGACCCTGCACCTGCAACTCCTGTCAACAGTGGCAAGAAAATAGTCGTTATTGATCCGGGACATGGTGGAAGTGATCCAGGTACAATAAGTTTCACGAAAAAACCTGAGAAGATTTTCACCCTTGCTTTAGGCCTTAAAGTTCAGGCTCTCTTGCAACAAGAACCTAGCATAGAAGTGATTATGACTCGTGAAACGGATATTTACCCTACACGATCGGAACGAGTTAAACTTGCTAATGATCTAAAGGCGGATGTGTTTGTTTCTATACACGGGAACAGCGTAAAGGCTGCTCCTCAAGTATCGGGAACCGAAACGTATTATTACCAACGTGAAAGTAGTAAAGAACTAGCAGACCTCATTCATAAAAATTTGATTAAGGCCTTGGGATTTCAAGATCGTGGTGTTAAGAACGGAAACTACCAGGTCATCCGGGAAACCACAATGTCTGCGGTTCTCTTGGAAGTCGGATTTTTAAGTAACAAATCTGAGGAGGAGGCCATGATGTCAGAAACCAATCAAAATAAAGCGGCACAGGCCATTGTTGATGGAATAAAAGAATATCTGACGTTATAA